One genomic segment of Catalinimonas alkaloidigena includes these proteins:
- a CDS encoding glycoside hydrolase family 18 protein, which translates to MLKYVSCFILTFAIFWLSACHSSQTEKQEASVHHSPINIMAYYVPRDDFKAEDLLLEQLTHIIYSFSKVVDGEMGFTDERAPEKLSRLVAAKANHPHLKVMLACGGWTAGGFSDMSVTAEGRAKFVRSTMELINQYQLDGIDMDWEYPAIGSAGIDFRREDKQNFTLLMKELREAMDDINPELILTFASAGWQRYYDHIELSEVMKYADYMNVMTYDAVGGSTPYTAHHTGLGMITDDDIKDQPFYEYVVERRAQADEGQSLYQPRSAERIINYCIKQGVDPQQIVIGGAFYGRAWKGVPPQNHGLYQPNKGVHTGWATYEIIRDKYENKNGFTRYWDETAKAPYLYNPTDSIFISYDDTLSLKLKTEFAIENELGGIMFWQLDSDTKGEKSLLNAIYSTAMKESAMTKQE; encoded by the coding sequence ATGTTAAAATATGTATCTTGTTTTATTCTGACCTTTGCTATTTTTTGGCTTTCAGCTTGTCATTCTTCTCAAACTGAAAAGCAGGAAGCTTCGGTACATCATTCACCTATCAATATCATGGCTTATTATGTGCCCAGAGATGATTTTAAAGCAGAAGATCTTCTCCTTGAGCAACTCACACACATCATCTACTCATTCTCCAAAGTAGTAGATGGTGAAATGGGCTTTACTGATGAACGCGCTCCTGAGAAACTCAGCAGACTGGTTGCTGCTAAAGCAAATCATCCTCATCTGAAAGTAATGCTTGCCTGTGGAGGATGGACTGCCGGAGGCTTCTCTGATATGTCAGTCACAGCAGAAGGAAGAGCAAAGTTTGTTCGCAGCACAATGGAATTAATTAATCAATATCAACTGGATGGTATTGATATGGACTGGGAGTATCCCGCTATCGGTTCTGCCGGCATAGACTTCAGGCGGGAGGACAAACAAAATTTTACCTTGCTCATGAAAGAATTGCGAGAAGCGATGGACGATATAAATCCCGAGCTTATCCTGACTTTTGCATCAGCGGGCTGGCAGCGCTATTACGATCACATTGAGCTTAGCGAGGTAATGAAGTATGCAGATTATATGAATGTGATGACCTATGATGCGGTAGGGGGAAGTACACCCTATACCGCCCATCATACCGGGTTAGGAATGATCACTGATGATGATATTAAAGACCAGCCATTTTACGAATATGTGGTGGAAAGAAGAGCTCAAGCAGATGAAGGACAAAGTTTATATCAGCCCCGTTCAGCAGAAAGGATAATCAACTACTGTATCAAACAAGGGGTAGACCCACAACAGATTGTCATTGGTGGTGCATTCTACGGCAGAGCCTGGAAAGGGGTTCCACCGCAAAATCATGGACTTTATCAGCCCAACAAAGGCGTACATACCGGCTGGGCGACCTATGAGATTATTCGTGATAAATACGAAAATAAAAATGGTTTCACTCGTTATTGGGATGAAACGGCCAAAGCACCTTACTTATACAATCCTACGGACAGCATTTTTATTTCCTATGATGATACACTTTCTCTAAAGCTTAAAACCGAGTTTGCTATTGAGAATGAACTGGGGGGGATTATGTTTTGGCAATTAGATAGTGACACCAAAGGCGAAAAAAGTTTATTAAACGCAATCTATAGTACAGCCATGAAAGAGAGCGCAATGACAAAACAGGAATAA
- a CDS encoding chemotaxis protein CheB, which produces MTDDILVVGIGYSAGGIPPLKRLFENIPLGSGLSFVVVQHLQRRQRNRLKDILEPSTNLDLTYVEDSIIIQPDHIYLLKSNQYVKIWDNHLYLQDRREEEVVNYAIDTFFTSLAEERQHKAIGVILSGGGNDGTKGCVRIYEEGGKVLVQSPQSAEFQFLPANVIDADNPVAVEKREELAKILLEISQSLR; this is translated from the coding sequence ATGACTGATGATATTTTAGTAGTAGGTATCGGATATTCAGCCGGAGGAATACCGCCTCTGAAGCGTTTATTTGAAAATATACCGCTGGGTAGCGGACTATCATTTGTAGTGGTACAACATCTGCAACGTCGTCAACGAAACCGCCTTAAAGATATACTTGAGCCCTCTACTAATCTTGATCTGACTTATGTTGAGGACAGTATCATTATCCAACCTGATCATATTTATTTACTGAAATCTAACCAGTACGTGAAAATATGGGATAATCATCTGTACTTACAGGATCGTAGAGAAGAGGAAGTAGTAAATTATGCAATTGATACTTTTTTTACATCACTGGCTGAGGAGCGGCAACATAAAGCTATAGGAGTTATACTTTCTGGTGGAGGTAATGATGGCACGAAAGGATGTGTCCGTATTTATGAAGAAGGAGGAAAAGTATTAGTACAGTCTCCACAATCAGCAGAGTTTCAATTTTTACCCGCCAATGTCATTGACGCAGACAACCCAGTAGCGGTAGAGAAACGAGAAGAACTGGCAAAAATACTTTTAGAAATTTCTCAAAGTTTGAGATAA